Proteins from one Ramlibacter sp. PS4R-6 genomic window:
- a CDS encoding type IV pilus twitching motility protein PilT encodes MDITQLLAFSVKNKASDLHLSAGLPPMIRVHGDVRRINVDALDHKAVHSMVYDIMNDTQRKQYEEFLECDFSFEIDGLARFRVNAFNQNRGAGAVFRTIPSKILSLEQLNAPKIFQDLALKPRGMVLVTGPTGSGKSTTLAAMINHLNETEYGHILTVEDPIEFVHESKKCLVNQREVGPMTLSFQAALKSALREDPDCILVGEMRDLETIRLAMSAAETGHLVFGTLHTSSAAKTIDRIIDVFPAEEKEMIRAMLSESLQAVVSQTLCKTKDGAGRVAAHEIMLGTSAIRNLIREAKVAQMYSAIQTGNSFGMQTLDQNLSDLVKRNVISPAEARSKAKIPENFPG; translated from the coding sequence GTGGATATTACCCAGCTGTTGGCGTTCAGCGTCAAGAACAAGGCCTCGGACCTGCACCTGTCCGCCGGCCTCCCGCCCATGATCCGCGTGCATGGCGACGTGCGGCGCATCAACGTCGACGCGCTCGACCACAAGGCCGTGCACTCCATGGTGTACGACATCATGAACGACACGCAGCGCAAGCAGTACGAGGAATTCCTCGAGTGCGACTTCTCGTTCGAGATCGACGGCCTGGCGCGCTTCCGCGTCAACGCCTTCAACCAGAACCGCGGCGCCGGCGCCGTCTTCCGGACGATTCCGTCGAAGATCCTGTCGCTGGAGCAGCTCAACGCGCCCAAGATCTTCCAGGACCTCGCGCTCAAGCCGCGCGGGATGGTGCTGGTGACGGGCCCCACGGGCTCGGGCAAGTCGACCACGCTCGCGGCCATGATCAACCACCTGAACGAAACCGAGTACGGGCACATCCTCACGGTGGAAGACCCGATCGAATTCGTGCACGAGTCGAAGAAGTGCCTGGTGAACCAGCGCGAGGTCGGGCCGATGACGCTGTCGTTCCAGGCCGCGCTGAAGTCGGCGCTGCGCGAGGACCCGGACTGCATCCTGGTGGGCGAAATGCGCGACCTGGAGACGATTCGCCTCGCGATGTCCGCCGCGGAGACGGGCCACCTGGTGTTCGGCACGCTGCACACCTCGTCGGCCGCCAAGACCATCGACCGGATCATCGACGTGTTCCCCGCGGAAGAAAAGGAAATGATCCGCGCGATGCTGTCCGAATCGCTACAGGCCGTCGTGTCGCAGACGCTGTGCAAGACCAAGGACGGCGCGGGCCGCGTGGCGGCGCACGAGATCATGCTGGGCACCTCGGCCATCCGCAACCTGATCCGCGAAGCGAAGGTGGCGCAGATGTACTCCGCCATCCAGACCGGCAACAGCTTCGGCATGCAGACCCTGGACCAGAACCTGTCGGACCTGGTCAAGCGCAACGTCATCAGCCCGGCCGAAGCGCGCAGCAAGGCCAAGATCCCCGAGAACTTCCCGGGTTGA
- a CDS encoding YggS family pyridoxal phosphate-dependent enzyme, translating to MTTIADNLQRVRERVSTACAGAQRRVEDVTLLAVAKTFGPEAVREAFAAGQRAFGENYIQEAVEKAALLADLPIEWHCIGPIQSNKTRLVAAHFAWAQTVDRLKIAQRLSEQRPEGLPPLQVCIQVNIDGGPSKSGVPPQEALALAREVAQLPRLKLRGLMTIPEPAADFAAQKAVHARARALFDELRGAGLALDTLSMGMTADLEAAIAAGSTMVRVGTAIFGARPSA from the coding sequence ATGACCACGATTGCAGACAACCTCCAGCGTGTCCGGGAGAGGGTCTCCACCGCCTGTGCGGGCGCCCAACGCCGCGTGGAAGATGTCACGCTGCTGGCGGTGGCCAAGACCTTCGGGCCCGAAGCGGTGCGCGAGGCCTTCGCCGCCGGGCAGCGCGCCTTCGGCGAGAACTACATCCAGGAAGCGGTGGAGAAGGCCGCCCTGCTGGCCGACCTGCCGATCGAGTGGCATTGCATCGGCCCGATCCAGAGCAACAAGACGCGCCTGGTGGCCGCGCATTTCGCCTGGGCGCAGACCGTGGACCGCCTGAAGATCGCGCAGCGCCTGTCGGAGCAGCGGCCCGAAGGCCTGCCGCCGCTGCAGGTGTGCATCCAGGTCAACATCGATGGCGGCCCGTCCAAGTCGGGCGTGCCGCCGCAGGAAGCGTTGGCGCTGGCGCGGGAAGTGGCGCAGCTGCCACGGCTGAAGCTGCGCGGGCTGATGACGATCCCCGAACCGGCCGCGGACTTCGCCGCCCAGAAGGCCGTCCACGCCCGCGCGCGTGCGCTCTTCGACGAGCTGCGCGGCGCCGGGCTGGCGCTGGACACGCTGTCCATGGGCATGACCGCCGACCTCGAGGCGGCCATCGCCGCCGGCAGCACGATGGTGCGGGTGGGGACCGCTATTTTTGGGGCGCGGCCATCGGCTTGA
- a CDS encoding DUF3617 domain-containing protein, which translates to MTKRLLAAAALLAAAPFAFAQSMKPGLWEISNKMQSSSGQMEQGMAQMQQQMANMPPEQRKMVEDMMKQRGMSMGGGSGGGMTVKFCMSKEMAERREIPSQRGDCKTTRQQMTGNTMKMAFTCTNPPSSGEGEVTFQGPEAYQMKMVVHTQVQGKPETVNMQGSGRWLGADCGDIKPMAAPQK; encoded by the coding sequence ATGACCAAGCGCCTTCTCGCCGCGGCCGCACTGCTGGCGGCCGCACCGTTCGCATTCGCGCAGTCCATGAAGCCGGGGCTGTGGGAAATCTCGAACAAGATGCAATCGTCCAGCGGCCAGATGGAGCAGGGCATGGCGCAGATGCAGCAGCAGATGGCCAACATGCCGCCCGAGCAGCGCAAGATGGTCGAGGACATGATGAAGCAGCGCGGCATGAGCATGGGCGGCGGCTCCGGCGGCGGCATGACCGTGAAGTTCTGCATGAGCAAGGAGATGGCCGAGCGCAGGGAGATCCCGTCGCAGCGCGGCGACTGCAAGACCACGCGCCAGCAGATGACGGGCAACACGATGAAGATGGCCTTCACCTGCACCAACCCGCCGTCCAGCGGCGAGGGCGAGGTGACCTTCCAGGGGCCCGAGGCCTACCAGATGAAGATGGTGGTGCACACCCAGGTGCAGGGCAAGCCCGAGACGGTGAACATGCAGGGCTCGGGCCGCTGGCTGGGCGCCGACTGCGGCGACATCAAGCCGATGGCCGCGCCCCAAAAATAG